CCTTCCTTTTTCTCTTTTTGTTTCTCTGAGGAAAAAGAACAATCAGAGCTATTCATACAGATTTGTGTAATGTTGTACAAATGCTCAAAGATGGTGGACAATAATTACAAGGCTAAAAATCTGTGGACTGATCAATCAAGTTGATTTTAATGGTTCAGACTTCAGATTACTATTTTTTTTTACTACATTGAATGGCATGCATCTTTGTAGGAAAACAAAAAACAAAAAGGAAGACTTGAATAAATAATCAGATAAAAGCTTGATTCCAAGATTGAGTTTCATATTTGTAAATCCCTAAGTATACGCCTTGGAGTATCAGCTCCAACCCCTTGTCTTTTTCTTACAAAAATAGAAGCCAAACCATATAATTGTTTCCTGGGAGTCCTTTTTCACTGAAAACTATGCATACTGTCTCCAATACACTTTTGATAAGCCTAGTGCACCCTCTGCCTTCATTTTGAGATAGAACTACTGAAGTGATCAGGACTCAGATAAAACCATGGTATGAATTCTACTTGTTCTGTTTTTCATATTGGTAAATGATAAAGCAATTATGTGATTTACATTCTCCTAAGTTCTCATTTTCTTCAGGCCTCCGAGGCTAGAAGTGAGAAATGGCGTGGATCAGTTGGCGGGATTGTTGAAGCTCCCATAGAAAAAGTCTGGTCCATGGTGTCACAAACCAAAAGACTAGCAGAATGGATGCCGATGGTTGAGCGCTGCACCGATTTAGCTGGAGAGGAAGGTGTTCCTGGTTATGTTCGACTAGTCTCCGGCTTCATGTTCCCCCAAGAAGATGGAGAAAGGTCATGGATCAAAGAGAAGCTGGTGTCCATAGATATACCACAGCATAGATATGTTTACAAATTGGAGGCAAGCAATGTAGGATTAGATGGGTCTGTCAATTCAGTTAAGCTTGTAGATTATGGGAATGATTCGACACTAGTCGATTGGTCATATGAGCTAGACCCCTTACAAGGCACATGTGAGGATAGCATTATAGACTATCTGGGATTTCTATACAAATCTTGTATTAACAGGATTGAGGGTGCTATAGAAGCATCCAGCAAAGTCTCAGTAGCAGGGTCACGGTTTAACTAGTCAAGTACTTCTCTTCAAGTACTAGTTATACTTTCTGTTAGTTTTTCTCTTCTGTATTTGATCCGAAGGAAGTAAGATGGTAAGACTTAGATCAAGATCCTGTTGTCTGTACTGTTATATTAAGAGAATAACTTAGGCAAATGATAAAGACTAAGTATTAAAAACGTCACACTTTGTGCGTCTATCAACATATTTTAATATATATTTCATATTTCACGTATCCTTAAAACATCTTCACGATCATCAATTTGGCTAAAAAATTTACAAAACTAATCTACGACCTTAAAGCTGAACCGTTTAGATGTCAAAATATAAATGAAAAGTTAAGTCTAGTTCCTCATATTTAAGAAAAAAGACCAAAAAAGGTGGAAGAGCCCTCATTAGAAATTTCTGTTTGAAGTTTTTGGATAGGAGCAAGCTACCTCCAAGTCTCTTGAAAACCATCTCTCAGCTTTTTCTACTTGGTATACTTTTTCTAAAGGTGCGACATTACTCATTCATGCAAATATGTCCAAATATATGGTAAAACATTACCAGAATCAAACATGATCTAAAGGAGCACGTTTAAACAAAATGCAGATGCATAGATAGACAGATAGCATTGTACAGTTGGGCACTGCTGGCTTTGCTTCAATTGTGTACTTGCGCAGTGTACTACTTCAAGCATATTGTGTAACTCAGAAGAAAACTTAGCTTGTAGAACTATTAATAATACATATGGCTCACATTTCTCA
Above is a window of Fragaria vesca subsp. vesca linkage group LG7, FraVesHawaii_1.0, whole genome shotgun sequence DNA encoding:
- the LOC101293356 gene encoding uncharacterized protein LOC101293356; the protein is MHTASEARSEKWRGSVGGIVEAPIEKVWSMVSQTKRLAEWMPMVERCTDLAGEEGVPGYVRLVSGFMFPQEDGERSWIKEKLVSIDIPQHRYVYKLEASNVGLDGSVNSVKLVDYGNDSTLVDWSYELDPLQGTCEDSIIDYLGFLYKSCINRIEGAIEASSKVSVAGSRFN